A stretch of DNA from Streptomyces rubradiris:
GTGGCAGCCGGACGGCCTGCCCGCGGGGCCCTGCGCGGGCGGCGAGGTGGTCGTCTGATGGCCCGCGCCACCGGCCCCGAGCCCCGCGCCACCGGCCCCGAGCCACTCGCCCAGCGTGAACGACCCCTCGGTCTCCGCCTCGTCCAGCAGGTGTCCTCCACCCGGCTCTTCGCCAAGGCGGCCCCCCGGGTGATCCCCGCCCTCGACCGGGCCGTGCACCGGCTCACCGGGGGCCGGGTGCTGCTCAGTGCGCGGATGCTGCCGGGGGTGATCCTCACCTCCACCGGTGCGCGCAGCGGACTGCCCCGCCGCACCCCGCTGGCCTGCGTACCGGAGGCGGACGGCGGCTGGCTGCTGATCGGCTCCAACTTCGGCCGCCCCGCCCACCCCGCCTGGACCCGCAACCTCCTCACCCACCCCGACGCGACGGTCAACTGGCGGGGCCGGGACATCCCGGTCACGGCCCGCCTCCTCACCGGAGCGGAACGCATGGCGGCCTGGCAGGCGGCCCTCGCCCTCTGGCCGCCGTACGCGGTGTACCAGTCCCGGGTGGAGCGGGAGATCCGCCTCTTCCGGCTGACCCCGCGTGTGCCGGGAGCGGCCGTCGAGGCACGGGAACGCTAGAGCGTCGCCAGCCGTTCCACCAGCAGGAACGCTCCGATGCCCAGCATCGCCGCGCCCGACGTGCGGGTCACCGCGCGGGCCG
This window harbors:
- a CDS encoding nitroreductase family deazaflavin-dependent oxidoreductase gives rise to the protein MARATGPEPRATGPEPLAQRERPLGLRLVQQVSSTRLFAKAAPRVIPALDRAVHRLTGGRVLLSARMLPGVILTSTGARSGLPRRTPLACVPEADGGWLLIGSNFGRPAHPAWTRNLLTHPDATVNWRGRDIPVTARLLTGAERMAAWQAALALWPPYAVYQSRVEREIRLFRLTPRVPGAAVEARER